A region from the Armatimonadota bacterium genome encodes:
- a CDS encoding S-methyl-5'-thioadenosine phosphorylase, which produces MNADVGVFGGSGFYRLLEDVSEHRIDTPYGPPSDAITIGTVGTHRVAFLPRHGRHHTIPPHRIPFRANLWAMREVGVRWLFGPCAVGSLQPHVRPGDFVLCDQFVDRTSGRTDTFYDGPVTTHVSAADPYCPTLRALVADVARSMGLPLHERGTVVVIQGPRFSTRAESRWFRSQGWEVVNMTQYPEAWLARELALCYVNISLVTDYDVGVPTEPDRAPVTADEVMKQFAANNAKLRDLILAAIDRLPERNDCPLCPRALDGARVQ; this is translated from the coding sequence CTGAACGCCGATGTGGGCGTCTTCGGCGGGTCGGGGTTTTACCGTCTGCTGGAGGACGTCTCCGAGCACAGGATCGACACGCCGTACGGCCCTCCCAGCGACGCGATCACGATCGGAACCGTCGGTACGCACCGCGTGGCTTTCCTGCCGCGCCACGGACGGCACCACACGATTCCCCCCCACAGAATCCCGTTCCGGGCCAACCTGTGGGCGATGCGCGAGGTGGGCGTGCGGTGGCTGTTCGGTCCGTGTGCGGTGGGTAGTCTGCAGCCACACGTGCGACCCGGTGACTTCGTCCTGTGTGACCAGTTCGTCGATCGCACGAGCGGGCGCACCGACACGTTCTACGACGGTCCGGTCACCACCCACGTCAGCGCGGCCGATCCGTACTGTCCGACGCTGCGGGCGTTGGTCGCGGACGTCGCGCGGTCCATGGGCCTGCCGCTGCACGAGCGCGGCACCGTCGTCGTGATCCAGGGGCCCCGCTTCTCGACTCGGGCCGAAAGCCGCTGGTTTCGGTCCCAGGGGTGGGAGGTCGTGAACATGACCCAGTACCCGGAGGCCTGGCTGGCGCGGGAACTGGCCTTGTGCTACGTGAACATCTCGCTGGTGACCGACTATGACGTTGGTGTTCCCACAGAACCCGACCGCGCGCCGGTGACGGCCGACGAGGTGATGAAGCAGTTCGCCGCCAACAACGCCAAGCTGCGCGACCTGATCCTCGCGGCGATCGACCGTCTGCCGGAGCGCAACGACTGCCCGCTGTGCCCGCGTGCGCTGGACGGCGCGAGGGTCCAGTGA
- a CDS encoding MlaD family protein, whose amino-acid sequence MKTEVRVGLIVVLAAVLFVGLLAFLGRGLLAEPGYEIRIRFTNAEGLSPGTAVRMAGVQIGTVQSLALTPDNRAEVRVRIRPGVEIARGSRFFIATSTLLGQRYLSVEPAQVGPPIDPGEVVAGEPPFSLDAIYQRIDELSADLRAVVQEVRSVVRSSQQVVDNLNLTVLGVRDVVTDPALRASLRQAATNVEAATRRLDGLVAAVGTDARQTVRNLRAVSSELVGIAEQVQTFVFDVAGDGQLAAQIRQTMISIERTARRIDEMARTLQEGLVNPDQVAEVRGIIADARTAVQKASEVLDKVSSGVDAVTGFVQGIQAAVPLLPSLRFSYGLWYDSATAFRHDLDVWVAHGQPRYYRLGLHDVGRGNYLNLQAGFRLSDTLGWRVGLIQSHIGLGLDYQIAHNWLTMLDVYNLNRLTLDLTTYYSFQPSWAISLHLRDILYDRSWGIGVQYRF is encoded by the coding sequence ATGAAGACCGAGGTGCGCGTCGGACTGATCGTCGTCCTGGCCGCCGTCCTGTTCGTCGGACTGCTGGCCTTTCTGGGCCGGGGACTGTTGGCCGAACCCGGATATGAGATCCGGATTCGGTTCACCAACGCGGAGGGCCTGAGCCCCGGGACGGCCGTCCGCATGGCCGGCGTACAGATCGGCACCGTGCAGTCGCTGGCGTTGACGCCCGACAACCGCGCCGAGGTGCGCGTCCGCATCCGGCCCGGGGTGGAAATCGCCCGCGGCTCCCGGTTCTTCATCGCCACCAGCACGCTGCTGGGTCAGCGCTACCTCTCGGTGGAGCCCGCGCAGGTCGGTCCCCCGATCGACCCGGGGGAGGTGGTGGCTGGGGAACCGCCGTTCAGCCTGGACGCGATCTACCAGAGGATCGACGAGCTGTCCGCGGACCTACGGGCGGTGGTGCAGGAGGTGCGCAGCGTGGTCCGCAGCAGCCAGCAGGTCGTCGACAACCTGAACCTGACGGTCCTCGGTGTCCGCGACGTCGTGACCGATCCGGCGCTGCGCGCCTCGCTCCGCCAGGCCGCGACGAACGTCGAAGCCGCCACCAGGCGGCTGGATGGTCTCGTGGCGGCCGTGGGGACGGACGCCCGACAGACCGTGCGCAACCTGCGCGCGGTGTCGTCGGAGCTGGTGGGTATCGCCGAGCAGGTCCAGACCTTCGTCTTTGACGTCGCCGGTGACGGACAACTGGCAGCACAAATCCGACAGACGATGATCTCGATCGAGCGTACGGCCCGCCGCATCGACGAGATGGCCCGGACGCTGCAGGAAGGACTCGTCAACCCCGACCAGGTAGCAGAAGTCCGCGGCATCATCGCGGACGCGCGCACTGCGGTGCAAAAGGCCAGCGAGGTGCTGGACAAGGTGAGCAGTGGGGTTGACGCGGTCACCGGCTTCGTGCAGGGGATCCAGGCGGCCGTCCCGCTGCTGCCGAGCCTGCGGTTCTCCTACGGGCTCTGGTACGACAGCGCCACGGCGTTCCGCCACGACCTGGACGTGTGGGTGGCACACGGGCAGCCGCGCTACTATCGGCTGGGCCTCCACGACGTGGGCCGGGGCAACTACCTGAACCTGCAGGCTGGGTTCCGGCTGTCCGACACGTTGGGGTGGCGGGTGGGCCTCATCCAATCACACATCGGGCTAGGGCTCGACTACCAAATCGCGCACAACTGGCTGACCATGCTGGATGTGTACAATCTGAACCGACTCACGCTGGACCTCACGACGTACTACAGCTTCCAGCCGAGCTGGGCCATCTCGCTGCACCTGCGCGACATCCTCTACGATCGCTCCTGGGGCATCGGCGTTCAGTACCGCTTCTGA
- a CDS encoding ABC transporter ATP-binding protein: MGISGRIEVVGLRKAFGHKEVLRGISLSVEPAEAVAILGPSGCGKSVLLKHVVGLLTPDAGEVRLNGVPVHRMTSEELQVVRSQIGMVFQGAALFDSLSVGENVAFPLRRHRNLRSQEVEEIVAEKLRLVGMEGTEDLMPSDLSGGMRKRVGIARALALNPVIVLYDEPTAGLDPVTARAVDRLMVRLHEQMRTTTVVVTHDLVTAFAVAQRIAVMHEGRFVALGTPQQIRTSSDPIVAEFVRSSALGTPAAAEVG, encoded by the coding sequence TTGGGCATCAGCGGCCGGATCGAGGTCGTCGGGTTGCGCAAGGCCTTCGGCCACAAGGAGGTCTTGCGCGGGATTTCGCTTTCCGTCGAGCCGGCCGAGGCGGTCGCCATCCTCGGCCCCAGCGGCTGCGGCAAGAGCGTCTTGCTCAAGCACGTCGTCGGTCTGCTGACTCCCGACGCAGGGGAGGTGCGGCTGAACGGCGTCCCGGTGCACCGGATGACCTCGGAGGAACTGCAAGTCGTCCGTTCCCAGATCGGTATGGTCTTCCAGGGCGCGGCGCTGTTCGACTCGCTCTCCGTCGGCGAAAACGTCGCGTTTCCCCTGCGGCGTCACCGCAACCTCCGATCCCAGGAAGTAGAGGAGATCGTCGCCGAAAAGCTAAGACTCGTAGGCATGGAAGGCACAGAGGACCTCATGCCGTCCGACCTCAGCGGCGGGATGCGCAAGCGGGTGGGAATCGCGCGCGCGCTCGCACTCAATCCGGTCATCGTCCTGTACGACGAGCCGACCGCCGGACTGGACCCCGTGACCGCCCGGGCGGTGGACCGGCTGATGGTCCGCCTGCACGAGCAGATGCGCACGACCACGGTGGTCGTGACCCATGACCTGGTCACCGCCTTCGCGGTGGCCCAGCGGATCGCGGTAATGCACGAGGGCCGGTTCGTCGCCCTCGGCACACCGCAGCAGATCCGCACCTCGTCCGACCCGATCGTAGCGGAGTTCGTGCGCAGCAGCGCGCTGGGCACACCCGCAGCGGCGGAGGTCGGATGA
- a CDS encoding ABC transporter permease, with product MGVRIEAGLRAVGAFTLRRLEEIGDAAIMLGRVVGYVARLNWEPRETLRQMGRAGADSVPIILLTGLFSGMVLAFQTANQLLRLGGEGFVGGLIAVSMAREAAPVFTAIVIAGRVGAGFAAEIGTMAVTEQVDALRVMGTDPIRYLVLPRVLALVTMLPVLVLFANVIGYLGGYGVSILAGVPGSVYLSSVRQFLKVSDVTGGLVKAAAFGLLTAMVSCRRGLHTTGGADGVGRSTTGAVVAAITLILVANYFLDILLF from the coding sequence ATGGGAGTCCGGATCGAAGCGGGCCTGAGGGCGGTGGGCGCGTTCACTTTGCGACGCCTCGAGGAGATCGGGGACGCGGCGATCATGCTCGGCCGCGTGGTCGGTTACGTGGCCCGGTTGAACTGGGAGCCGAGGGAGACCCTGCGCCAGATGGGGCGTGCCGGTGCGGACTCCGTCCCGATCATCCTGCTCACCGGCCTGTTTTCGGGGATGGTGCTGGCGTTCCAGACGGCCAACCAGCTGCTCCGGCTGGGCGGCGAGGGCTTCGTAGGGGGGTTGATCGCGGTGTCGATGGCCCGCGAAGCCGCCCCGGTGTTCACGGCGATCGTGATCGCCGGCCGCGTGGGCGCCGGGTTTGCTGCCGAGATCGGCACCATGGCCGTCACCGAGCAGGTGGACGCCCTCCGGGTGATGGGCACCGACCCGATCCGCTACCTCGTCCTGCCGCGCGTGCTGGCCCTGGTGACGATGCTGCCGGTGCTGGTGCTCTTCGCGAACGTCATCGGATACCTCGGCGGTTACGGGGTCAGCATCCTGGCGGGGGTGCCCGGCTCGGTCTACCTCTCGTCGGTCCGCCAGTTCCTGAAGGTCAGCGACGTGACCGGAGGGCTGGTCAAGGCAGCGGCCTTCGGTCTGCTCACCGCCATGGTCTCCTGCCGCAGGGGGCTGCACACGACCGGAGGCGCCGACGGTGTCGGGCGGTCGACGACAGGCGCGGTCGTGGCCGCGATCACGCTCATCCTCGTCGCCAACTACTTCTTGGACATTCTGCTATTCTGA
- the infC gene encoding translation initiation factor IF-3, translating to MPVFIFLSRGGDSIEREPRVNERIRIREVRLIGPDGEQLGIVPTAEALQRARDAGLDLVEVAPTAHPPVAKIMDYGKYKYEQSKRDRQAHRKARSSDIKRMRLTPKIGDHDFQTKAKLIYSFLQDGHKVKVELWFRGREMAHPELGRLILDRLAEYVSEIASVERSPTMEGRNMVMVLNPLRR from the coding sequence GTGCCCGTTTTTATTTTCCTCTCGCGAGGAGGCGATAGCATAGAGCGGGAACCGCGCGTCAACGAGCGAATCCGGATCCGGGAAGTCCGCCTGATCGGTCCCGACGGGGAGCAGCTGGGCATCGTGCCCACCGCCGAAGCGCTGCAGCGGGCGCGGGATGCGGGCCTGGACCTGGTGGAAGTCGCGCCGACGGCGCATCCGCCGGTGGCCAAGATCATGGACTATGGGAAGTACAAGTACGAGCAGAGCAAACGCGACCGGCAGGCGCACCGTAAGGCACGCAGTTCGGACATCAAACGGATGCGGTTGACGCCGAAGATCGGAGACCACGACTTCCAGACCAAGGCGAAGCTGATCTACTCCTTTCTGCAGGACGGGCACAAGGTCAAGGTGGAGCTGTGGTTTCGGGGACGCGAGATGGCGCACCCGGAACTGGGACGCCTCATTTTGGACCGACTCGCTGAGTACGTCTCGGAGATCGCCTCGGTCGAGCGGTCCCCGACGATGGAAGGCCGGAACATGGTGATGGTGCTGAATCCCCTGAGGCGATAG
- the rpmI gene encoding 50S ribosomal protein L35, translating to MPKTKTHQGLRKRIRATGGGKLMRGRQGGGHLKEKKSARRLRRLDREVPVAKADAKRLRRLLPYE from the coding sequence GTGCCGAAGACGAAGACGCACCAAGGGCTACGCAAGCGCATTCGCGCCACCGGCGGGGGCAAGCTGATGCGCGGGCGCCAGGGTGGCGGCCACCTCAAGGAGAAGAAGAGCGCCCGTCGCCTGCGACGTCTGGACAGAGAAGTCCCCGTCGCGAAGGCGGACGCGAAGAGGCTGCGCCGGCTGCTGCCCTACGAGTAG